The Alkalibacter rhizosphaerae genomic sequence CAGTTTTCTGTAATCGATCTTGGTTAGCGCAGCTTCGAGTTCTCCCTGCGTGGGAACATGACCTGTCGGCGGCTGGATATTCCAAAGGTCGATCAATGGGCCTGCAGTGATGTCGAATTTGCCTTCTGTGATTTTTGCATAATCCATGCTGCGTTGGATCACTTTTATGGTATGTTCCGATACGGAAACCGGTTTGATCCCTGCATTTATTTTGATATTATACAGATCGCTTCCGTCCTTATGAACACTCAACTGGTTTTCCAGCTCTTCGATCAGGTCAAAAGACCGGTCGATCAATTCACTCTTTTCTTCCGGTACATCATATAGCCGAATGCTGACTACCGTATCCAGTAAAAATTCATTGTCTGAGATGGATTCCACATTATTGTTTCCGCAACCGGTCAACATCATGGAAACAAGCACTACCAGAATTAGAATCGCTTTTTTAAACATAAATACCTCACTCATTTTCGTCGGTTTCTTCTATTAAAATACCGTTTTCCATTATACAGTAAACGATGCATCTCATCAATAAAAAAGAAAAAGCTTCAGGCAAGCCTGAAGCTTTTGATCTTGCTTGTTGATTACTGGATTCCCAAAGCGTCTTTGTAAAGATCTTCGTACTCATTCACGTGAATGGATACGCCGGTGATGGTGTCAGTGTGACCTTCATCATCCTTGTACTCTACTTCGAATCCGTTGTTTGCTTCTACAAAGGCATCAATTTTCTCTGCGTTGCCTTTCCAGTCCATTCCATAGTCCATGCCCAACAATACTTTGTTGGAAGGCTTGTTTTCGTCGCCATCAATAAAGTATTTTTCATTGTCTGCATTGAAAGGTCCTACGAATACAGAGTTGTAGCTGGAATCAACAATGGTTCCGTTAACTACGATCAGGTCCAATCGGTATTCCCAAACACCATCTGCTTCTGCCGGCAATACAGCAGTTGCTACGTGATCGTCCGGAGTCGTGTGCGGTCCTTCAGCTACCGGATCTCCAGCCAATGCTTTTTTCGCCAGTTCGAAGAATTCGATTACGTGTACAGAAACGGTGGTTCCATCGTCTGTTTGCAACGCGTCAGTGTGTCCTTCGTCGTCTGTGTACTTGTCATCAAACAAAGCAGGATCTTGGTTTTCGATCAACCAGGCAATAGCTGCGTCTGCTTGCTCGTACCATTCTGCTGCTCCGCCCATGTTGTAGTTTCCTTCAACAGAAGCAGTGTACTTGTTTCCTTGCGGTACCAGGTTGGTTCCACCCCAGTGAGCGTCAGCGATTTTGCCGTCTGCCACTTCTACCACAACAAAGTAAGTCCAGCTGGTGCCTTTTTCGTCTTGTGCGTAATAAACACCATCTTCGTACATTGCTGCATCGCCGTTGTCGCCGTTGTCGCCGTTGTCACCGTTATTGGTTCCTCCGCAACCTACTGCAAAAGCAGCAACCATGAATACTACTAGTAAGATTGATAATAGTTTTTTCATTTTTTTCCCCCTAAAATATTTGGTTTCTTGGTTCGTCCTAATTTTAACACTCCACCAAATAGTCGTCAATAGTTTTCGATAAATGAGATAGATATTTTTTTTATATTTTCTTTTGAGATTTATTATAGTCCTTATTTATAGGTGGCGTGAAAAGTAAAAATGCAAACTTTCAGGAACTTGCACGAAAAAAACCTGTTTAACTTTAGGCGATTTTGGCTGTGACATCCTTTATATTGCATCGGATCCCTTATTTTTACATTTCAGAAAAATATCTTATGAATAAATAAAATAATTTTTTATTGTCTATATTGAAATTTATTTAACAATACTATATTATAATCATGTACGATGAAAGATGCAGTACAAAGAATTTCTGCACTTGTTATGATTTTAGCATTTTTCATTCAAAACATAAACACGAGGAGGAAACTAATGTCTAAGAAACAGATTCTTATTCTTGGAGGAAGTTATGCCGGTGTCAAGGCAGCAAAAACATTGCATAAAGCTTTCAAAAAGGATGAAAACGTCGAAATCACCGTTATAGACAGGCACAGTTATCATACATTGATGACGGAACTTCACGAAGTAGCTGGTCACAGAACGGATCCCGAATCCATAAAAATCGACTTGAAGCGAATTTTCGCCGGTCGAAAAGTCAACGTGGTCGTCGACGACATTGTAGATTTCGATCTGGAGAACAAGAAGTTGTCTTCTAGATCCAAAACCTACAACTACGACTACCTTATTATGGGGACTGGAAATGAACCAAACTTCTTTGGCATCGAAGGAGCCAAGGAAAATGCACACACTTTGTGGTCTTATGAAGATGCCATCCGATTGAGAGAGCATATCGAGATCATGTTTATGAAAGCTTCCTGCGAGCCGGATGAGAAAGAAAGACGAAAACTTCTCACCTTTGCCGTATGTGGAGGAGGATTCACCGGAGTGGAAATGGTCGGTGAACTGGGCGAAGCCAAAAAGCACTTGGCCAAGAAGTACGACGTCAACCCTAAAGAGGTTTCCATCTACAACATCGAAGCCATGGATCGCATCCTCAACATGCTGGAAAGCGATGCACAAGTCGAAAAAGTAGAAAAAAGATACAAAAAGCTCGGCATCCGATTATTGAAAAATACGCCCATCGTCAAAATCGACGACGATTCCTTTACCGTCAAAGATGGAACGCAGATCCCTACCTATACATTGATCTGGACTGCCGGCATCAAAAATACCGGTTTGGTATCCAGCATCGGTTTGGATATCGGTCGATGCGATCGGGTCAACGTCAATGATTACATGCAACCATCCATAAACGGAAAAACGGTGGAAAACATCTACATTGTCGGAGACAGCGCATGCTATATCCCGGAAGACGATCAGCCCATGCCTCAAATCGTGGAAGCCGCAGAACAATCTGCTCATACGGCTGCTAAAAACATCATCTCCATGATCAAAGGCGGCGAACTCCACAAGCACGAACAAAAGTATCATGGTTTCATGGTTTCCGTAGGATCCCGATATGCTGTTGCCGATGTCGGTTTCAAAAGTTCCGGATGGTTTGCCATGTTTGTCAAGCACATGGTCAATGTATATTATCAATTCATGGTTGGCGGCGTACGACAAATCTGGAACTACGCAGGTCATGAATTCTTTCACATCAAGAATAAGCGATCTTTTGTCGGCGGACACTTCTCCAGCGCTTCCAAGAATTTCTGGAAGATCCCATTGCGATTATGGCTGGGTTACATGTGGCTGGTGGAAGGTGTAGTCAAGATCACGGAAGGTTGGTTTAGCGAACCGAAAGTCATCAACATGATGAACATGATCGCCGGTTATGACGCTGGCGGTGGTGATGGCGGAACGGCAGCTTCCGCTGCAACAACTGGAACTGCAGCATCTGGAGCAGCTGAAACTTATACAGCAGCCTCCGGTGCAGCAGAAGCTGTCACAGCAGCTTCCGGTGCTACCGGCGGTGGCGGTGCAGAAGTAGTCTCTGAACTTCCGGGCATCTTCCAGTGGGCCGTAGATAAAACGCCCTCCGGTTATGGTGATTCTCTGATGACTGCGCCAAAGTTCATGTTGGATATCATGAACAAGTGGATGACACCTATCGAAGTTCCAGTGCAAACAGTAATGGTAATGATGGAGATCATCATTGGTCTTTGCCTGATCGCAGGTCTTTTCACTTTCGTAAGCTCTGCTGCAAGCATCGTGATCGGAATCGGCATCGTCTTTACGGGAATGGCCGACGCGTCCATGATCTGGTACATCGTAGCCGGCTTTGCTACATTGCAAGGTGCGGGTTCATCCTTCGGTTTGGACTATTACGTCATTCCGATGTTGAAAAATTTGTGGTCAAAGATACGGATCGTAAGGAAATCGTATCTATACTTTGATTATTCTGAATAAAATGACATCAAAAAATATCCTTCTTCTTTACGGGGAAGGATATTTTTAATAAAATGTACTTGTCCCCGGACAATTTTGCTACGAGGTGAACTACTTGAAGAAAAAAGATCTTTTTTTTATCGGCATCGTCGTTGTCATTGCCCTTGCCAGTTTGTTGGCTTTTCAATTACTGAAAGATGCGGATGCCAAATTGGATCTGATCATCACCATCGATGGTCAGGAATACAAACGAATGCCTCTGACCGAAGACACAAATGAAGTGATCAGAGTGGAAAACGAGGGCAACCTCAATATTGTTACGATCCAAAACGGCCAGGTCAGAGTCTCAGAGGCCTCCTGTCCGGATCAGATCTGCGTGCACACAGCACCTGCTGATGAAAACGGGGAGATGATCGTATGTCTGCCCAACAAAGTGATCGTTGAAGTAAAGGCAAATGATTGAAACTGAGGTAATTGAATGAATAACAATACGAAACGACTTGTTTTTATCTCCATGTTGGTGACACAGGCCATGATTTTAAGTTATATTGAAACCTTGTTGCCCGCCATTCCCATTCAAGGTGCCAAGTTGGGACTGGCCAATATAGCAACTGTACTGGCATTATCTACACTTCCCCTCCGGTCTTGCTTGCTGATCGTTGTTGCTAGAACATTTTTGACCGGCTTGCTTTTCGGAAACATGGCTTCCATCATCTATTCCATTAGTGGTGGTATTCTGAGTTTACTGGCCATGTTCCTCATGATGCGCATGTTCAACAATACCATGAGTCTGGTCAGTGTCAGCATCTTGGGAGCCATCATGCATAATTTGGGGCAACTGGGCGTTGCCATGATCATCCTGGAAAACTCCAGATTGATCGTATTGCTCCCATACTTGTTTTTGATTGCAATACCTACCGGACTATTTGTCGGCATGGTTTCCAAATATCTGCTTCGATACTTGTCGAGCAATC encodes the following:
- a CDS encoding NusG domain II-containing protein: MKKKDLFFIGIVVVIALASLLAFQLLKDADAKLDLIITIDGQEYKRMPLTEDTNEVIRVENEGNLNIVTIQNGQVRVSEASCPDQICVHTAPADENGEMIVCLPNKVIVEVKAND
- a CDS encoding Gx transporter family protein, with the translated sequence MNNNTKRLVFISMLVTQAMILSYIETLLPAIPIQGAKLGLANIATVLALSTLPLRSCLLIVVARTFLTGLLFGNMASIIYSISGGILSLLAMFLMMRMFNNTMSLVSVSILGAIMHNLGQLGVAMIILENSRLIVLLPYLFLIAIPTGLFVGMVSKYLLRYLSSNHFNFKTNR
- a CDS encoding NAD(P)/FAD-dependent oxidoreductase; translation: MSKKQILILGGSYAGVKAAKTLHKAFKKDENVEITVIDRHSYHTLMTELHEVAGHRTDPESIKIDLKRIFAGRKVNVVVDDIVDFDLENKKLSSRSKTYNYDYLIMGTGNEPNFFGIEGAKENAHTLWSYEDAIRLREHIEIMFMKASCEPDEKERRKLLTFAVCGGGFTGVEMVGELGEAKKHLAKKYDVNPKEVSIYNIEAMDRILNMLESDAQVEKVEKRYKKLGIRLLKNTPIVKIDDDSFTVKDGTQIPTYTLIWTAGIKNTGLVSSIGLDIGRCDRVNVNDYMQPSINGKTVENIYIVGDSACYIPEDDQPMPQIVEAAEQSAHTAAKNIISMIKGGELHKHEQKYHGFMVSVGSRYAVADVGFKSSGWFAMFVKHMVNVYYQFMVGGVRQIWNYAGHEFFHIKNKRSFVGGHFSSASKNFWKIPLRLWLGYMWLVEGVVKITEGWFSEPKVINMMNMIAGYDAGGGDGGTAASAATTGTAASGAAETYTAASGAAEAVTAASGATGGGGAEVVSELPGIFQWAVDKTPSGYGDSLMTAPKFMLDIMNKWMTPIEVPVQTVMVMMEIIIGLCLIAGLFTFVSSAASIVIGIGIVFTGMADASMIWYIVAGFATLQGAGSSFGLDYYVIPMLKNLWSKIRIVRKSYLYFDYSE